The Hydra vulgaris chromosome 11, alternate assembly HydraT2T_AEP genome contains a region encoding:
- the LOC100211577 gene encoding mothers against decapentaplegic homolog 5-like (The RefSeq protein has 2 substitutions compared to this genomic sequence) — translation MASMASLFSFTSPAVKRLLGWKQGDEEEKWAEKAIDSLVKKLKKRKGALEELEKALSNPSSGNSKCVTIPRSLDGRLQVSHRKGLPHVIYCRVWRWPDLQSHHELKPLDCCEFAFGLNKKEVCINPYHYRRVETPVLPPVLVPRQSEYPRAQAPLPYHMQHSSHSGMPHNATLPGYPLSAYSSNSDTPPPAYMSEDGGSPRPDPSLMDTDGALSPDVTPITYQDPLNWCSIAYYELNLRVGEPFHASGTSLIIDGFTDPNTSSDRFCLGGMSNVNRNSTIENTRRHISKGVHLYYVGGEVFAECLSDSAVFVQSKNCNYHHGFHPSTVCKIPPQCTLKIFNNQEFAQLLSQSVNHGYEAVYELSKHCTIRMSFVKGWGAEYHRQGVTSTPCWIEIHLHGPLQWLDKVLTQMGSPQNAITSVS, via the exons atggCATCAATGGcatctcttttttcttttacttctcCTGCTGTCAAGCGATTACTTGGTTGGAAACAAGGTGATGAAGAAGAAAAATGGGCTGAAAAAGCTATTGATTCACTggtaaaaaaactgaaaaaaagaaaaggtgcTTTAGAGGAGTTAGAAAAAGCATTGTCAAATCCTAGTTCTGGCAATTCTAAATGTGTAACTATTCCAAGAAGCTTAGATGGAAGGCTGCAGGTTTCTCACAGAAAAGGGCTTCCTCATGTTATTTATTGTAGAGTTTGGAGATGGCCTGATCTTCAAAGTCATCATGAGTTGAAGCCATTAGATTGCTGCGAGTTTgcatttagtttaaataaaaaagaagtttgcATAAATCCCTATCACTACCGAAGAGTTGAAACTCCAG ttTTACCACCTGTTTTGGTACCTCGACAAAGTGAGTATCCACGAGCTCAGGCTCCTTTGCCATATCATATGCAACATTCTTCTCACTCAGGAATGCCACACAATGCAACACTTCCTGGATATCCTCTAAGCGCATATTCTTCAAATTctg ATACGCCACCACCTGCATACATGTCAGAAGATGGTGGTAGTCCGCGTCCTGATCCAAGCTTGATGGACACAGATGGAGCATTATCACCAG ATGTTACGCCAATAACGTATCAAGATCCATTAAATTGGTGTTCTATAGCATACTACGAGTTAAATCTACGTGTTGGTGAACCATTTCATGCATCCGGTACAAGTCTTATAATTGATGGGTTTACAGATCCGAACACAAGTAGTGATAGATTTTGTCTTGGTGGCATGTCAAATGTTAATCGTAATTCTACAATAGAAAATACCAGAAGACATATAAGCAAGGGAGTTCATTTGTATTACGTTGGGGGTGAAGTGTTTGCCGAATGTTTAAGTGACAGTGCTGTGTTTGTTCAAAGTAAAAACTGTAATTATCACCATGGTTTTCATCCGTCAACTGTTTGTAAAATACCTCCACAGTGTACTCTAAAGATCTTTAACAACCAAGAATTTGCCCAATTGTTATCTCAAAGTGTTAATCACGGCTATGAAGCTGTGTATGAGCTTTCAAAACATTGTACAATCAGAATGAGTTTTGTAAAAGGCTGGGGGGCAGAATACCATCGACAAGATGTTACAAGTACCCCCTGCTGGATCGAAATACATCTTCACGGACCTCTACAATGGCTTGATAAAGTTTTAACACAAATGGGTTCACCTCAAAATGCAATTACTTCTGTTTCATAA